The Mycolicibacterium insubricum DNA segment GATGACCCACGCCATCCGCGGAGACACCCCGCTGCTGGACGCCGAGATCCCCGCCGCCAACGGGGTGGCCACCGCGCGCAGCCTGGCCCGCATGTATGCCGCGCTGATCAACGGTGGTGAGGTCGGCGGCGCCCGGCTGCTGTCGGCGGAGCGGGCTGCGGGACTGCGCGGACGAGTTGATCTGACCCGTGACCGCAACCTCGGTCTGCCGATGTCGTTCCACCTCGGCTATCACGCTTCCCCGGTGCCGGGGGTGCTCCCCGGATTCGGGCACGTCGGGCTGGGCGGTTCGCACGGCTGGGCGATGCCGGACTCGGGTCTGGCCATCGGTTTCGTGCACAACCGGCTGCTGACCCCGTTCTTGATCACCGACCAGGCCGGGTTCCTCGGCACCGCGCAGTTGATCCGCCGAGGCGCGGCGACCGCCCGCGCCCGCGGCTACCGGACCGTGTCGGACTTCGGGGCGCCCTATCAGCTGCCCGCCGCGGTCGCCGGCTGAGGACCCGGCCGTCCGGCCGGACTAGTCCAGTTGGAACAGGATCAGCAGCACCAGCGCCAGTGCCCCGATGCTCCAGCCCACCAGCGGGATCGCGACCGTCGCCGGTTCGCTGCGCCGGCTCCGCAGGCGGCCGGCACCGAAAATCACCAGTGACAGCAGCCCGGTCACGGCCGCGAACGGCGCCCAGACCGCGTCGATCTCCCGGAACAGCACGATCCCGGCCAACGCAGCGACACTGAGTGCGGTGCGTTCCCAAGCCAATTCGGTGCGCTCGTTCTGCAGGCAGGGGGGTTCGTCGGTCATCGTCAGGCCCGGAAGATCAACAGTGCCGCCGCGGTCAGTGCCGTCAGCACCAGCACCACGCCGAGCAGCACCGGCAACCGGCTGGGCGGCAGTTCGACACCGGCGTTCATCGCCTCCTGCACCTGGCGCCAGCGGCGCACCGAGAGCACGGCCAGCAACCCGCCCATGGCGATCAATCCCGCGCTCAGTCCGTGGCGCACGCCGGGGATCCCGAGGCTCGGCAGGATCATCAGCGCCACCCCGCCGCCGATCAGCGCCAGCGCGGTACGCGTCCAGGCCAGGAACGTCCGCTCGTTGGCCAGGGTGAACCGGTAGTCGAGCTCGGGCACGCCTGCCACCCTAATTAGGTCAACCGTTAGAATCGACGTAACGGCACCGATCCGGCCATCACCGGGGAGCCTTCGGAAGAACCGCCACCGTCGGTGGCCAACTAGACCCGAACGGGCCGGCCCGTCACAGCCTGCGAGTTGAGCGGCGTGCGCAAGCACGCAAGCGGGGTGGTACCGCGGCGCTCGCGCACACCGCGCGTCCGTCGTCCCCGTGCCGGAACATCAGGCACAGGAGACGACCGCCGTGGCCGACACCCCGCAGGCTTACCCCCGCTTCGCCGGCGGCACCCCCAACTTCCCCTCGCTGGAACTCGACGTACTGCGGTACTGGTCCGACGACGACACCTTCCGGGCCAGCATCGCCCGCCGCGAGGGCGCCCCCGAGTACGTCTTCTACGACGGCCCGCCATTCGCCAACGGCCTGCCGCACTACGGGCACCTGCTCACCGGCTACGTCAAGGACATCGTGCCGCGCTATCGCACCATGCGGGGCTACAAGGTGGACCGCCGGTTCGGCTGGGACACCCATGGCCTGCCCGCCGAACTCGAGGTGCAGCGCCAGCTCGACATCCACGACAAGGCCCAGATCGAGGCGATGGGCATCGGGGCGTTCAACGAGGCCTGCCGCGAATCGGTGCTCAAATACACCAAGGAGTGGGAGGCCTACGTCACCCGCCAGGCCCGCTGGGTCGACTTCGACAACGATTACAAGACCCTGGATCCCACCTTCATGGAGTCGGTGATCTGGGCGTTCAAGCAGCTGTGGGACTCCGGCCTGGCGTACGAGGGCTTCCGGGTGCTGCCGTACTGCTGGAACGACGAGACCCCGCTGTCCAACCACGAGCTGCGGATGGACGACGACGTCTACCAGTCCCGCCAGGACCCCGCGCTGACGGTCGGTTTCCTGGTGCCCGACGGGCCGCTGGCCGGGGCCCGCCTGCTGGTCTGGACGACGACCCCGTGGACACTGCCGTCCAACCAGGCCGTCGCCGTGCACCCCGAGGTCGACTACGCCGTCGTCGCCGCGCCCGACGGCAACCGCTACGTGCTGGCTAAGGCCCGGCTGGACGCCTACGCCCGGGAACTGGGGGAGGAGCCGCAGATCGTCGCCTCCTACACCGGCGCCGAGCTGCTCGGGACGCGCTACCAACCGCCGTTCCCGTACTTCACCACCGGGGACACCGCGGTCAACGCATTCCAGGTGCTGCCGGCCGATTTCGTCACCACCGAGGACGGCACCGGCATCGTGCACATGGCCCCGGCCTACGGCGAGGACGACAAGGCCACCACCGACACCGTCGGCATCACGCCCGCCAACCCGGTCGATTCCCGCGGCCGGTTCGACGCCACCGTTCCCGACTACGCCGGACAGCAGGTCTTCGACGCCAACCCGAACATCATCCGGGATCTGAAGAACCACACCGGATCCGCGGCGGCGGGCGGCGCGGTGCTGCTGCGCCACGAAACCTACGAGCACTCCTATCCGCACTGCTGGCGCTGCCGCAAACCGCTGATCTACCGCGCGGTTTCGTCATGGTTCGTGCAGGTCACCGAGTTCCGCGACCGGATGGTGGAACTCAACCAGCAGATCACCTGGCACCCCGAACACGTCAAAGACGGCCAGTTCGGCAAGTGGCTGTCGGGCGCTCGCGACTGGTCCATCTCTCGAAACCGCTATTGGGGCAGCCCGATCCCGGTGTGGAAGTCCGACGATCCGCTCTACCCGCGGATCGACGTGTACGGCAGCCTGGACGAACTCGAACGCGACTTCGGCGTGCGGCCGGACAACCTGCACCGGCCCTACATCGACGAGCTGACCCGGCCCAACCCCGACGACCCGACCGGCAAATCCACCATGCGCCGCATCGAGGACGTCTTCGACGTGTGGTTCGACTCCGGGTCGATGCCGTTCGCGCAGGTGCACTACCCGTTCGAGAACCAG contains these protein-coding regions:
- a CDS encoding DUF202 domain-containing protein, with protein sequence MTDEPPCLQNERTELAWERTALSVAALAGIVLFREIDAVWAPFAAVTGLLSLVIFGAGRLRSRRSEPATVAIPLVGWSIGALALVLLILFQLD
- a CDS encoding YidH family protein → MAGVPELDYRFTLANERTFLAWTRTALALIGGGVALMILPSLGIPGVRHGLSAGLIAMGGLLAVLSVRRWRQVQEAMNAGVELPPSRLPVLLGVVLVLTALTAAALLIFRA
- the ileS gene encoding isoleucine--tRNA ligase, with the translated sequence MADTPQAYPRFAGGTPNFPSLELDVLRYWSDDDTFRASIARREGAPEYVFYDGPPFANGLPHYGHLLTGYVKDIVPRYRTMRGYKVDRRFGWDTHGLPAELEVQRQLDIHDKAQIEAMGIGAFNEACRESVLKYTKEWEAYVTRQARWVDFDNDYKTLDPTFMESVIWAFKQLWDSGLAYEGFRVLPYCWNDETPLSNHELRMDDDVYQSRQDPALTVGFLVPDGPLAGARLLVWTTTPWTLPSNQAVAVHPEVDYAVVAAPDGNRYVLAKARLDAYARELGEEPQIVASYTGAELLGTRYQPPFPYFTTGDTAVNAFQVLPADFVTTEDGTGIVHMAPAYGEDDKATTDTVGITPANPVDSRGRFDATVPDYAGQQVFDANPNIIRDLKNHTGSAAAGGAVLLRHETYEHSYPHCWRCRKPLIYRAVSSWFVQVTEFRDRMVELNQQITWHPEHVKDGQFGKWLSGARDWSISRNRYWGSPIPVWKSDDPLYPRIDVYGSLDELERDFGVRPDNLHRPYIDELTRPNPDDPTGKSTMRRIEDVFDVWFDSGSMPFAQVHYPFENQDWFHTHFPGDFIVEYIGQTRGWFYTLHVLSTALFDRPAFKTCVAHGIVLGNDGAKMSKSLRNYPDVSEVFDRDGSDAMRWFLMASPILRGGNLIVTEQGIREAVRQVLLPLSNAYSFLALYAPKKGVWRTDSQNVLDRYILAKLARLRDDLTAALDSCDISGACEQLRQFTEALTNWYVRRSRNRFWEEDADAIDTLHTVLEVTCRLAAPLLPMLTEVIWRGLTDGRSVHLTDWPAADLPHDEDLVAAMDRVRDVCSAGSALRKAKKLRVRLPLPKLTVATDDPDQLAPFAELIADELNVKGIELTDDIDAHGRFELTVNARAAGPRIGKDVQAAIKAVKAGQGVLNPDGTLTAGPATLIEGEYTSKLVAADPEWTHALPDGAGLVVLDGTVTEELEAEGWAKDRIRELQELRKTTGLDVSDRIQVVLAVPTDKAAWARTHAGLMAGEILATGFEIVEPGALPDGTDIGDGVLARLTKA